In Perognathus longimembris pacificus isolate PPM17 chromosome 3, ASM2315922v1, whole genome shotgun sequence, a single window of DNA contains:
- the LOC125348450 gene encoding thymosin beta-15A-like, producing MCDKPDMSEVEKFDQSKLKKTNTEEKNTLPSKETIQQEKDCIQTS from the coding sequence ATGTGTGATAAACCAGACATGTCTGAAGTGGAGAAGTTTGACCAATCAAAGTTGAAGAAAACTAATACtgaggaaaaaaacactcttcCCTCAAAGGAAACTATCCAGCAGGAGAAGGACTGTATCCAAACATCCTAA